A portion of the Oxynema aestuarii AP17 genome contains these proteins:
- a CDS encoding class I SAM-dependent methyltransferase gives MLDPENLEKIRQQFDGSPYPRTPLEKSPKSDYNLLFLHDITTPFYLRNQKVIDRRNKVILDVGCGSGYKMLALAEANPEAKIVGIDLSAQSIDLAKKRLEYHGKGDRAEFFVMAIEDLPTLGMTFDYINCDDVLYLLDDLVSGLSSLKAVLNPQGLIRGNLHSSIQRVFFYRAQELFKMMGLMDENPGKLEVGIVRDLMKSLKDNVQLKSQTWKTKHEHNEEWFFMNYLFQRDKGFTIPELFQALQGADLEFVSMVNWRYWEPLDLFQDTDDLPAFLAMSLPELAIEDKLRFVELLHCPSRLLDFWCAHPDWKQPFVPIENWTDAQWKSAKVQLHPQLRREEVRTDLVRCIEEQRPFECSKYLNTQTRNTFFMESTLVSCLLPLWEGAQTVSHLAQRALKTRPIDPVTLEPTSENRAFEQVKELLSSLEPFLYALLENSA, from the coding sequence ATGCTCGATCCAGAAAACCTTGAAAAAATCAGACAGCAATTCGACGGTTCGCCTTATCCAAGAACGCCCTTAGAAAAAAGTCCAAAATCAGACTATAACTTATTATTTCTACACGATATCACGACTCCTTTTTATCTCAGGAATCAAAAAGTTATCGATCGTAGGAATAAAGTAATTTTAGATGTCGGATGCGGCAGTGGTTACAAAATGCTCGCTCTCGCAGAAGCCAACCCGGAAGCCAAGATCGTCGGCATCGATCTATCCGCACAGTCGATCGATCTGGCTAAAAAGCGTTTAGAATATCACGGGAAAGGCGATCGCGCCGAATTCTTCGTGATGGCGATCGAGGATTTGCCCACATTAGGCATGACATTCGATTATATCAACTGTGATGATGTTTTATATTTACTCGACGATCTCGTCTCGGGCTTATCGAGTTTAAAAGCAGTCCTCAACCCACAGGGTTTAATTCGTGGAAATCTCCACAGTTCCATACAGCGCGTCTTCTTCTACCGCGCTCAAGAACTGTTCAAAATGATGGGATTAATGGATGAAAACCCAGGAAAATTGGAAGTCGGTATCGTTCGCGACTTGATGAAATCTCTCAAGGATAACGTTCAGCTCAAATCGCAGACCTGGAAAACAAAACACGAACATAATGAAGAGTGGTTCTTCATGAATTATCTCTTCCAGAGAGATAAAGGGTTCACGATTCCTGAACTGTTCCAAGCTCTCCAAGGTGCCGACCTGGAATTTGTCAGTATGGTCAATTGGCGCTACTGGGAACCCCTCGATCTCTTTCAAGATACAGATGACTTACCTGCATTCCTGGCTATGAGCTTGCCAGAATTGGCGATCGAAGACAAGCTACGCTTCGTCGAACTGCTGCATTGTCCCTCTCGCTTACTCGATTTTTGGTGTGCCCATCCAGATTGGAAACAGCCCTTTGTTCCAATTGAGAATTGGACGGACGCTCAGTGGAAAAGCGCGAAAGTTCAGCTCCACCCCCAACTCAGAAGAGAAGAAGTACGCACTGACTTAGTTCGCTGCATCGAGGAACAAAGACCATTTGAGTGCAGCAAGTACCTCAATACTCAAACCCGGAATACTTTTTTCATGGAAAGCACCCTCGTTTCCTGTCTGCTTCCTCTCTGGGAGGGAGCGCAAACCGTCTCTCATCTTGCACAAC